The following proteins come from a genomic window of Bos mutus isolate GX-2022 chromosome 28, NWIPB_WYAK_1.1, whole genome shotgun sequence:
- the SUPV3L1 gene encoding ATP-dependent RNA helicase SUPV3L1, mitochondrial: MSLPRCALLWARLPAGRQAGHRAAVCSALRAHTGPFPGALGRVPAIACASSSASGGSKAPNTSLFVPLTVKPQGPSADGDVGAELTRPLDKNEVKKVLDKFYKRKEIQKLSADYGLDARLFHQAFISFRNYIMQSHSLDVDIHIILNDICFSAAHVDDLFPFFLRHAKQIFPVLECKDDLRKISDLRIPPNWYPEARAIHRKIIFHSGPTNSGKTYHAIQKYLSAKSGVYCGPLKLLAHEIFEKSNAAGVPCDLVTGEERVSVDPDGKQAAHVACTVEMCSVTTPYEVAVIDEIQMIKDPARGWAWTRALLGLCAEEIHLCGESAAIDMVTELMYTTGEDVEVRTYKRLTPISVLDHALESLDNLRPGDCIVCFSKNDIYSVSRQIEIRGLESAVIYGSLPPGTKLAQAKKFNDPDDPCKILVATDAIGMGLNLSIRRIIFYSLMKPSINEKGEKEIEPITTSQALQIAGRAGRFSSKFKEGEVTTMNREDLSLLKEILNRPVDPIKAAGLHPTAEQIEMFAYHLPDTTLSNLIDIFVDFSQVDGQYFVCNMDDFKFSAELIQHIPLSLRVRYVFCTAPINKKQPFVCSSLLQFARQYSRNEPLTFSWLRRYIKWPLLPPKNIKDLMDLEAVHDVLDLYLWLSYRFLDMFPDASLVRELQKELDGIIQDGVHNITKLIKISETHKLLNLQNLSAESQSRLSAAAKSQSRRNRGTKALGSKAAEPLGPDAEEKSLASRLVQQGLLTADMLKQLEREWMTQKTEQGKGRLETGTSLKGTRRKKKEPDSD; the protein is encoded by the exons ATGTCCTTACCGCGGTGTGCCCTGTTGTGGGCTCGGCTCCCCGCGGGGCGCCAGGCTGGCCACCGGGCAGCCGTCTGCTCTGCCCTTCGCGCCCACACCGGGCCCTTTCCTGGGGCTCTGGGACGCGTTCCTGCTATTGCCTGCGCCTCTTCCTCTGCCTCCGGAGGCTCCAAAGCTCCAAACACGTCCTTGTTCGTGCCGCTGACTGTGAAACCTCAGGGTCCTAGCGCAGATGGCGACGTCGGGGCTGAGCTAACCCGCCCTCTGGACAAGA ATGAAGTAAAGAAGGTCTTAGACAAGTTTTACAAGAGGAAAGAAATTCAGAAACTGAGTGCTGATTACGGACTCGATG CTCGTCTCTTCCACCAAGCATTCATAAGCTTTCGAAACTATATCATGCAGTCTCATTCTCTGGATGTGGACATTCACATTATTTTGAATGATATTTGCTTCAGTGCAG CTCACGTGGATgacttatttccatttttcttgagACATGCAAAACAAATATTTCCTGTGTTGGAATGTAAGGATGATCTACGAAAAATCAGTGACCTAAGAATACCACCTAACTG GTACCCAGAAGCTAGAGCCATACATCGGAAGATAATATTCCATTCAGGTCCCACAAACAGTGGAAAGACTTATCATGCAATCCAGAAATACTTGTCAGCAAAATCTGGAGTGTATTGTGGCCCTTTAAAACTACTGGCACATGAGATCTTCGAAAAGAGTAATGCTGCT GGGGTGCCGTGTGACTTGGTAACAGGTGAAGAGCGTGTCTCAGTAGACCCAGATGGTAAACAGGCTGCCCATGTTGCCTGTACTGTCGAGATGTGCAGCGTTACAACTCCTT ATGAAGTGGCCGTGATTGATGAAATTCAGATGATTAAAGATCCAGCCAGAGGATGGGCGTGGACCAGGGCGCTGCTAG GACTCTGTGCTGAAGAAATCCATTTGTGTGGAGAATCTGCTGCAATTGACATGGTTACCGAGCTTATGTACACaactggggaggatgtggag GTTCGAACCTATAAAAGGCTTACCCCCATTTCTGTGCTGGATCACGCACTAGAATCCTTAGACAACCTTCGGCCCGGGGACTGCATTGTCTGTTTTAGCAAGAATGATATTTATTCTGTGAGTCGACAGATTGAAATTCGGGGATTGGAATCAGCTGTTATATATGGCAGTCTCCCTCCTG GGACCAAACTTGCTCAAGCAAAAAAGTTTAATGATCCTGATGATCCATGCAAAATCCTGGTTGCTACAGATGCAATTGGCATGGGACTTAATTT gAGCAtaagaagaattattttttactCCCTTATGAAGCCAAGTATcaatgaaaagggagagaaagaaatagaaccaATCACCACCTCTCAAGCCTTGCAGATTGCTGGCAGAGCTGGTAGGTTCAGTTCAAAATTTAAagaaggagaggttacaacaatGAATCGAGAAGACCTCAGTTTATTAAAGGAAATTTTGAATAGGCCTGTGGATCCTATAAAG GCAGCTGGTCTTCATCCAACTGCTGAACAGATTGAAATGTTTGCCTACCATCTCCCTGACACAACGCTTTCTAATCTCATT GATATTTTTGTAGACTTTTCACAAGTTGATGGGCAGTATTTTGTCTGCAATATGgatgattttaaattttctgcaGAGTTGATCCAGCATATTCCGTTAAGTCTCCGAGTGAGGTATGTTTTCTGCACAGCCCCTATCAACAAGAAGCAGCCTTTCGTCTGTTCTTCATTGTTGCAG TTTGCCAGACAGTATAGCAGGAATGAGCCCCTAACCTTCTCATGGTTACGCCGATATATTAAATGGCCATTACTTCCACCTAAGAATATTAAAGACCTCATGGATCTTGAAGCTGTCCACGATGTCTTGGATCTTTACCTATGGCTAAG ctaCCGGTTTTTAGATATGTTTCCAGATGCCAGCCTGGTTCGAGAGCTCCAGAAAGAACTAGATGGCATTATCCAAGATGGTGTACACAACATCACCAAACTGATTAAAATTTCAGAGACACACAAACTGCTGAATTTGCAGAACTTGTCAGCAGAGAGCCAGTCCCGTCTGTCAGCTGCAGCAAAGAGCCAAAGCAGAAGGAATCGGGGCACCAAAGCTTTGGGGAGTAAAGCTGCTGAGCCCCTCGGCCCTGATGCAGAAGAGAAATCCCTTGCTTCCAGGTTGGTGCAGCAAGGACTCCTCACTGCAGACATGCTGAAACAGCTGGAAAGAGAGTGGATGACACAAAAAACCGAACAGGGCAAAGGAAGACTAGAAACTGGGACTTCCTTAAAAGGgacaagaagaaagaagaaagaacctGATTCAGATTag